The Gasterosteus aculeatus chromosome 17, fGasAcu3.hap1.1, whole genome shotgun sequence genome includes a window with the following:
- the eif4g3a gene encoding eukaryotic translation initiation factor 4 gamma 3 isoform X13 — MSLPPKVVPKPAAVAVSGPGSGPSPSSQLRATLTSVSLPPGAPTAPQPGAVPPPQIPRVQPTLDDRMFPASVYSVPRHAGPPYTAHDLSKGHPNLAGTPPGHAHSPALSQVSLPTASPYRYPKGWEAGGGSPYNPGQNAASAPLVYSPQTQPMNAQPQSRPFATGPRPTHHQGGFRPIQFFQRTQMQTARPTMATNTPSLRPGSQTPTAAVYPTNQPIMMAMAPMPFPSPQAAQYYIPQYRHSTPYVGPPQQYSVQPPGTGTFYPGPGPGEYPAPYHPLRYHPPVSPSVPAPVPTAGPSYYQGHTVYPPSPPIIVPTPQQPPPAKREKKTIRIRDPNQGGRDITEEIMAGGSGSRNSTPPVGRPSSTPTPPQQQPSSSQTPEQQPPQQPQQQQPPQQLQPPPHLQPLPPLPQQAHVGGYPLEPALPQQPQQPATSGASDTKPGPDGTPKLEPLVQKSSLPALVQPEAPVERLEAKAPVAELSSPVEPELPSPASVLAPVTLPSPAANHSERPSARESTASASPPSSAVEEHKPSLAPPQTPSTDQPLSDAPPSPAASPAPPPKALNGLADCGTELDALAPEPSLQSSAALQPQASAPAPLEAASSEALASDVRPESPVAAALAPNAPVAVVPVTLTSSAAAASPAALPLGLPPLVQATTQVDEPSKSSDTKDLVPIVGTEAGGGITDSRAESQQQALTRKSPTTVNQTASVTPKSWRKPNEGISAGDTPQKDDEDEPGPVEQPAGDRDLQSATASSPGPLPSVLSSTPAPASSPEGDGEPAAVPEENGEADVEPMRNGAGHTSETESSDSGVTPGEKENSTEAPQDMEDLADPSGKRQYNRDFLLGFQFMPACVQKPEGLPPISDVVLDKINQNKLPPRVVDTRAISRGPDFTPAFADFGRQMTGGRGATMMNMGTRRPPPRKIIMNVSVNEIQLKKSENAWKPGMKRPEVQADDPEVQNTQELFKKVRSILNKLTPQKFNQLMKQVTDLTIDTEERLKGVIDLVFEKAIDEPSFSVAYGNMCRCLATLKVPMTDKPNTTVNFRKLLLNRCQKEFEKDKVDDVVFERKQKELDSAASTTERERLQEELEEAKDKARRRSIGNIRFIGELFKLKMLTEAIMHDCVVKLLKNHDEESLECLCRLLTTIGKDLDFEKAKPRMDQYFHQMEKIVKERKVSSRIRFMLQDIMDLRLHNWVSRRADQGPKTIEQIHKEAKIEEQEEQRKVQQQLLSKDSKRRPDPRDQREQREQRVQREETWNTVPVTKNSRTIDPTKIPKISKPQMDEKIQLGPRAQVTWGKGSSGGAKASDSELSRTAGLNRYSALQSTPPPPPSTPPPHNPDIDSRRTLASVNSAARERGEKPVTFAPPSSRPGPFARGGSSKELPDSPTPEEPQRDREREGAEPRRQSVTEDKEEPDSSGVREPVKPESVVQTPERPPLSVEETERKSKSIIDEFLHINDSKEAVQCVSELDLGSQLHVFVRVGVESTLERSQITRDHMGQLLFLLVQQGILPKPQFYKGFADTLELADDMAIDIPHIWLYLAELLAPVLKEEAFSMRELFSELGKPLLPVGRAGILISEILHILCKRTSHRTVASLWRESALSWDDFLPEDEDVEAFISEQKLQFLSDGPEGDVSKRILSPEELSQQLERLLLEDMVSDEEIFKWAEATVDESQTSSSPFLRALMTAVCKAAVKDDTTNCRVDTAIIQKRLPVLLKYLNSDTERQLQALYALQALIVALDQPPNLLRMFFDCLYDEDVISEDAFYKWETSKDPAEQQGKGVALKSVTAFFTWLREAEEESEDN, encoded by the exons tCTCCATACAACCCCGGACAAAACGCTGCTTCCGCGCCGCTCGTGTATTCTCCCCAGACGCAGCCAATGAATGCACAGCCACAAAGCCGCCCG tTTGCCACGGGCCCTCGACCAACCCACCATCAG GGAGGATTCAGGCCCATCCAG TTTTTCCAGAGGACTCAGATGCAGACTGCGAGGCCCACCATGGCCACCAACACGCCCTCCCTACGGCCCGGCTCCCAGACCCCCACAGCGGCCGTCTACCCCACCAACCAACCAATCATGATGGCCATGGCCCCCATGCCTTTCCCCTCCCCGCAGGCTGCACAGTACTACATCCCACAG TATCGCCACAGTACGCCCTACGTGGGGCCTCCTCAGCAGTATTCTGTACAGCCTCCAGGGACCGGCACCTTCTATCCCGGTCCAGGTCCGGGGGAATACCCTGCCCCATATC ATCCCCTCAGGTACCACCCGCCTGTCTCTCCCTCGGTTCCTGCTCCCGTCCCCACAGCTGGTCCGTCCTACTACCAAGGACACACCGTgtaccccccctcgccccccatcATAGTGCCTACACCACAGCAACCTCCACCAGCCAAGCGcgagaagaaaaca ATCCGTATCCGTGACCCCAATCAGGGTGGCAGGGACATCACAGAGGAGATCATGGCGGGGGGTTCAGGGAGCAGGAATTCAACGCCTCCTGTCGGCCGCCCCTCCTCTACCCCTACGCCACCGCAG cagcagccgaGCAGCAGCCAGACTCCAGAGCAGCAGCCgccgcagcagccgcagcaacaACAGCCTCCGCAGCAGCTACAGCCGCCGCCACACCTGCAGCCGCTGCCCCCTTTGCCACAGCAGGCCCATGTTGGAGGTTACCCGCTGGAGCCTGCGCTACCCCAACAGCCACAGCAGCCAGCGACCAGCGGGGCTTCAGACACCAAGCCGGGGCCAG ATGGTACGCCAAAACTGGAGCCACTTGTCCAGAAGTCTTCCTTGCCGGCGCTCGTGCAGCCCGAAGCTCCAGTAGAGAGACTTGAGGCCAAAGCTCCCGTCGCTGAGCTCTCCTCCCCTGTTGAACCAGAGCTTCCCTCCCCTGCTTCAGTGCTCGCCCCCGTCACTCTCCCCTCACCGGCGGCCAACCACAGTGAACGTCCGTCCGCCCGGGAGTCGACCGCTTcagcctcccctccctcctctgcagtTGAGGAGCACAAGCCCTCTTTGGCGCCACCTCAGACTCCCAGCACAGACCAGCCTCTTTCAGACGCTCCACCAAGTCCGGCCGCCTcgccagccccccctcccaagGCTTTGAACGGCCTCGCCGACTGCGGGACGGAGCTGGACGCCCTGGCTCCCGAGCCTTCTCTTCAGTCTTCAGCTGCACTCCAGCCCCAGGCCTCTGCTCCTGCTCCCCTGGAGGCCGCCTCCTCTGAAGCTTTGGCCTCTGACGTGAGGCCAGAGTCGCCCGTCGCTGCTGCGCTCGCCCCCAATGCGCCCGTGGCCGTGGTGCCAGTCACCCTGACCTCGAGCGCCGCCGCAGCTTCGCCAGCTGCGCTCCCCCTTGGCCTCCCGCCTCTAGTGCAGGCCACGACGCAGGTGGACGAGCCGAGCAAGTCCTCAGACACTAAGGACCTCGTCCCCATAGTGGGGACCGAGGCGGGTGGAGGCATTACTGACAGCAGAGCTGAGTCCCAGCAACAAGCCCTCACCAGGAAGAGTCCCACTACAG TTAATCAGACTGCTTCTGTGACACCAAAGAGCTGGAGGAAACCAAATGAAGGGATCTCTGCAGGAGACACGCCTCAAAAGGATGACGAG GACGAGCCCGGCCCGGTGGAGCAGCCTGCTGGAGACCGGGACCTGCAGTCGGCTACTGCGAGCAGCCCGGGGCCCCTTCCGTCAGTCCTCTCCTCCACGCCGGCTCCCGCCAGCAGCCCCGAGGGTGACGGAGAGCCCGCCGCCGTCCCGGAGGAGAACGGCGAGGCCGATGTGGAGCCCATGAGGAACGGGGCCGGTCACACGTCGGAGACTGAGAGCAGCGACAGCGGAGTCACTCCCGGAGAGAAGGAGAACTCCACGGAGGCCCCGCAGGACATGGAAG ACCTGGCCGATCCCAGTGGGAAGCGCCAGTACAACAGGGACTTCCTGTTGGGCTTCCAGTTCATGCCCGCCTGCGTGCAGAAGCCTGAGGGTCTCCCGCCCATCAGCGATGTGGTGCTGGACAAG ATTAACCAGAACAAGTTGCCGCCTCGAGTGGTGGACACCAGGGCCATTTCCAGGGGCCCTGATTTCACACCTGCTTTCGCAGATTTTGGCCGGCAGATGACCGGAGGACGAGGCGCCACA ATGATGAACATGGGAACTCGCCGGCCTCCACCCAGGAAGATCATCATGAACGTGTCTGTTAATGAAATTCAGCTGAAAAAATCGGAGAATGCCTGGAAACCCGGCATGAAGAGGCCGGAGGTCCAGGCCGATGATCCTGAGGTGCAAAACACACAG GAGCTGTTCAAGAAGGTGCGCAGCATCCTGAACAAGCTGACTCCTCAAAAGTTCAACCAGCTGATGAAGCAGGTGACGGACCTGACCATCGACACCGAGGAGAGGCTCAAAGGGGTCATCGACCTGGTCTTTGAGAAGGCCATCGACGAGCCCAGCTTCTCCGTGGCCTACGGCAACATGTGCCGCTGCCTCGCCACG CTCAAGGTGCCCATGACGGATAAACCCAACACCACAGTGAACTTTCGCAAGCTGCTGCTAAACCGCTGCCAGAAGGAGTTTGAGAAAGACAAGGTGGACGACGTTGTGTTCGAGAGGAAGCAGAAAGAGCTGGACTCTGCTGCATCG acGACGGAGCGCGAGCGGCTCCAGGAAGAGCTGGAGGAAGCCAAGGACAAGGCGCGGCGGCGTTCCATCGGCAACATCCGGTTCATCGGCGAGCTCTTCAAGCTCAAGATGCTGACTGAGGCCATCATGCACGACTGTGTCGTCAAGCTGCTCAAGAACCACGACGAGGAGTCTTTGGAGTGCCTGTGCAGGCTGCTCACCACCATCGGCAAGGACCTGGACTTTGAGAAGGCCAAG CCCCGGATGGATCAGTATTTCCATCAGATGGAAAAAATAGTCAAGGAGAGGAAGGTGTCCTCTCGTATACGCTTCATGTTGCAGGACATTATGGACCTCAGATTG CACAACTGGGTGTCCAGGAGAGCCGACCAGGGCCCGAAAACCATCGAGCAGATCCACAAGGAGGCAAAGATcgaagagcaggaggagcagagaaaagTGCAGCAGCAACTTCTCTCCAAGGACAGCAAGAGACGGCCAG ATCCCAGAGATCAgcgggagcagagggagcagcgCGTGCAGAGAGAAGAGACCTGGAACACTGTACCCGTGACGAAGAACAGCAGGACCATCGACCCCACCAAGATCCCAAAGATCTCCAAG CCTCAAATGGATGAGAAGATCCAGCTGGGCCCCCGCGCTCAAGTCACGTGGGGGAAGGGCAGCAGTGGAGGAGCCAAGGCCAGTGACTCAG AACTATCACGGACAGCCGGCCTCAATCGGTACTCGGCGCTGCAGTCgacgccccctcccccgccctccaCGCCTCCCCCGCACAACCCAGACATTGACTCCAGGAGAACTCTGGCCAG CGTTAACAGCGCGGCCAGGGAACGCGGCGAGAAGCCGGTGACCTTTGCCCCGCCGTCGTCGCGGCCCGGACCGTTCGCCAGGGGCGGCAGTTCGAAGGAGCTGCCGGACAGTCCGACCCCCGAGGAGCCGCAGAGAGACCGGGAGCGAGAGGGGGCCGAGCCCCGGAGACAGAGCGTCACCGAGGACAAGGAGGAGCCGGACAGCAGCGGAGTCCGGGAACCTG TGAAACCGGAGTCAGTGGTTCAGACTCCGGAAAGACCTCCTCTGTCTGTGGAGGAGACCGAGAGGAAGTCCAAGTCCATCATTGATGAGTTCCTGCACATAAATGACTCCAAG GAGGCCGTTCAGTGTGTGAGCGAGCTGGACCTGGGCTCTCAGCTGCACGTCTTTGTGCGCGTCGGGGTGGAGTCGACCCTGGAGCGCAGTCAGATAACACGGGACCACATGGgccagctcctcttcctgctggtgCAGCAGGGCATCCTGCCCAAACCTCAGTTCTACAAAGG gTTCGCAGACACGCTGGAACTAGCGGACGACATGGCCATCGACATTCCTCACATCTGGCTGTACCTGGCCGAGCTGCTCGCCCCGGTGCTGAAGGAAGAGGCCTTCTCTATGAGAGAGCTCTTTAG TGAATTAGGCAAACCTTTGCTTCCTGTGGGAAGAGCTGGGATCTTGATCTCTGAAATACTGCACATACTATGCAAACGAACG AGCCATAGGACTGTGGCTTCTTTATGGAGGGAATCTGCCCTCAGCTGGGACGACTTCCTGCCAGAGGACGAGGACGTTGAGGCTTTCATCTCAGAACAG AAACTCCAGTTCCTCTCGGACGGTCCTGAGGGGGACGTGTCCAAGAGGATCTTGTCTCCTGAGGAGCTGAGCCAGCAGCTGGAGAGACTCCTCCTGGAGGACATGGTCAGCGATGAGGAGATCTTTAAATGGGCAGAG GCAACCGTAGACGAATCTCAGACGAGCTCGTCTCCCTTCCTGAGGGCCCTGATGACCGCTGTGTGTAAGGCGGCAGTGAAAG ACGATACCACCAACTGTCGAGTGGACACGGCCATCATCCAGAAGAGATTGCCTGTATTACTCAAGTACCTTAACTCAGACACTGAGCGACAGCTGCAAGCACTTTATGCACTTCAGGCGCTGATCGTCGCCCTGGATCAGCCTCCGA ACCTTCTCCGGATGTTCTTTGACTGTCTGTACGACGAGGACGTGATCTCGGAGGACGCTTTCTACAAGTGGGAGACGAGCAAAGACCCCGCCGAGCAGCAGGGGAAGGGGGTGGCCCTCAAGTCCGTCACGGCCTTCTTCACCTGGCtgcgggaggcggaggaggagtcGGAAGACAATTGA
- the eif4g3a gene encoding eukaryotic translation initiation factor 4 gamma 3 isoform X1, producing the protein MSLPPKVVPKPAAVAVSGPGSGPSPSSQLRATLTSVSLPPGAPTAPQPGAVPPPQIPRVQPTLDDRMFPASVYSSATDIAVFLRQSGQLKFSAGETHQFPPKNILTFMKVPRHAGPPYTAHDLSKGHPNLAGTPPGHAHSPALSQVSLPTASPYRYPKGWEAGGGSPYNPGQNAASAPLVYSPQTQPMNAQPQSRPFATGPRPTHHQGGFRPIQFFQRTQMQTARPTMATNTPSLRPGSQTPTAAVYPTNQPIMMAMAPMPFPSPQAAQYYIPQYRHSTPYVGPPQQYSVQPPGTGTFYPGPGPGEYPAPYHPLRYHPPVSPSVPAPVPTAGPSYYQGHTVYPPSPPIIVPTPQQPPPAKREKKTSSQIRIRDPNQGGRDITEEIMAGGSGSRNSTPPVGRPSSTPTPPQFLWPHPHYPHIFYLKTQQQPSSSQTPEQQPPQQPQQQQPPQQLQPPPHLQPLPPLPQQAHVGGYPLEPALPQQPQQPATSGASDTKPGPDGTPKLEPLVQKSSLPALVQPEAPVERLEAKAPVAELSSPVEPELPSPASVLAPVTLPSPAANHSERPSARESTASASPPSSAVEEHKPSLAPPQTPSTDQPLSDAPPSPAASPAPPPKALNGLADCGTELDALAPEPSLQSSAALQPQASAPAPLEAASSEALASDVRPESPVAAALAPNAPVAVVPVTLTSSAAAASPAALPLGLPPLVQATTQVDEPSKSSDTKDLVPIVGTEAGGGITDSRAESQQQALTRKSPTTVNQTASVTPKSWRKPNEGISAGDTPQKDDEDEPGPVEQPAGDRDLQSATASSPGPLPSVLSSTPAPASSPEGDGEPAAVPEENGEADVEPMRNGAGHTSETESSDSGVTPGEKENSTEAPQDMEDLADPSGKRQYNRDFLLGFQFMPACVQKPEGLPPISDVVLDKINQNKLPPRVVDTRAISRGPDFTPAFADFGRQMTGGRGATMMNMGTRRPPPRKIIMNVSVNEIQLKKSENAWKPGMKRPEVQADDPEVQNTQELFKKVRSILNKLTPQKFNQLMKQVTDLTIDTEERLKGVIDLVFEKAIDEPSFSVAYGNMCRCLATLKVPMTDKPNTTVNFRKLLLNRCQKEFEKDKVDDVVFERKQKELDSAASTTERERLQEELEEAKDKARRRSIGNIRFIGELFKLKMLTEAIMHDCVVKLLKNHDEESLECLCRLLTTIGKDLDFEKAKPRMDQYFHQMEKIVKERKVSSRIRFMLQDIMDLRLHNWVSRRADQGPKTIEQIHKEAKIEEQEEQRKVQQQLLSKDSKRRPDPRDQREQREQRVQREETWNTVPVTKNSRTIDPTKIPKISKPQMDEKIQLGPRAQVTWGKGSSGGAKASDSELSRTAGLNRYSALQSTPPPPPSTPPPHNPDIDSRRTLASVNSAARERGEKPVTFAPPSSRPGPFARGGSSKELPDSPTPEEPQRDREREGAEPRRQSVTEDKEEPDSSGVREPVKPESVVQTPERPPLSVEETERKSKSIIDEFLHINDSKEAVQCVSELDLGSQLHVFVRVGVESTLERSQITRDHMGQLLFLLVQQGILPKPQFYKGFADTLELADDMAIDIPHIWLYLAELLAPVLKEEAFSMRELFSELGKPLLPVGRAGILISEILHILCKRTSHRTVASLWRESALSWDDFLPEDEDVEAFISEQKLQFLSDGPEGDVSKRILSPEELSQQLERLLLEDMVSDEEIFKWAEATVDESQTSSSPFLRALMTAVCKAAVKDDTTNCRVDTAIIQKRLPVLLKYLNSDTERQLQALYALQALIVALDQPPNLLRMFFDCLYDEDVISEDAFYKWETSKDPAEQQGKGVALKSVTAFFTWLREAEEESEDN; encoded by the exons tCTCCATACAACCCCGGACAAAACGCTGCTTCCGCGCCGCTCGTGTATTCTCCCCAGACGCAGCCAATGAATGCACAGCCACAAAGCCGCCCG tTTGCCACGGGCCCTCGACCAACCCACCATCAG GGAGGATTCAGGCCCATCCAG TTTTTCCAGAGGACTCAGATGCAGACTGCGAGGCCCACCATGGCCACCAACACGCCCTCCCTACGGCCCGGCTCCCAGACCCCCACAGCGGCCGTCTACCCCACCAACCAACCAATCATGATGGCCATGGCCCCCATGCCTTTCCCCTCCCCGCAGGCTGCACAGTACTACATCCCACAG TATCGCCACAGTACGCCCTACGTGGGGCCTCCTCAGCAGTATTCTGTACAGCCTCCAGGGACCGGCACCTTCTATCCCGGTCCAGGTCCGGGGGAATACCCTGCCCCATATC ATCCCCTCAGGTACCACCCGCCTGTCTCTCCCTCGGTTCCTGCTCCCGTCCCCACAGCTGGTCCGTCCTACTACCAAGGACACACCGTgtaccccccctcgccccccatcATAGTGCCTACACCACAGCAACCTCCACCAGCCAAGCGcgagaagaaaaca TCCTCCCAGATCCGTATCCGTGACCCCAATCAGGGTGGCAGGGACATCACAGAGGAGATCATGGCGGGGGGTTCAGGGAGCAGGAATTCAACGCCTCCTGTCGGCCGCCCCTCCTCTACCCCTACGCCACCGCAG TTTTTATGGCCGCACCCTCATTATCCTCACATTTTCTACCTCAaaacgcagcagcagccgaGCAGCAGCCAGACTCCAGAGCAGCAGCCgccgcagcagccgcagcaacaACAGCCTCCGCAGCAGCTACAGCCGCCGCCACACCTGCAGCCGCTGCCCCCTTTGCCACAGCAGGCCCATGTTGGAGGTTACCCGCTGGAGCCTGCGCTACCCCAACAGCCACAGCAGCCAGCGACCAGCGGGGCTTCAGACACCAAGCCGGGGCCAG ATGGTACGCCAAAACTGGAGCCACTTGTCCAGAAGTCTTCCTTGCCGGCGCTCGTGCAGCCCGAAGCTCCAGTAGAGAGACTTGAGGCCAAAGCTCCCGTCGCTGAGCTCTCCTCCCCTGTTGAACCAGAGCTTCCCTCCCCTGCTTCAGTGCTCGCCCCCGTCACTCTCCCCTCACCGGCGGCCAACCACAGTGAACGTCCGTCCGCCCGGGAGTCGACCGCTTcagcctcccctccctcctctgcagtTGAGGAGCACAAGCCCTCTTTGGCGCCACCTCAGACTCCCAGCACAGACCAGCCTCTTTCAGACGCTCCACCAAGTCCGGCCGCCTcgccagccccccctcccaagGCTTTGAACGGCCTCGCCGACTGCGGGACGGAGCTGGACGCCCTGGCTCCCGAGCCTTCTCTTCAGTCTTCAGCTGCACTCCAGCCCCAGGCCTCTGCTCCTGCTCCCCTGGAGGCCGCCTCCTCTGAAGCTTTGGCCTCTGACGTGAGGCCAGAGTCGCCCGTCGCTGCTGCGCTCGCCCCCAATGCGCCCGTGGCCGTGGTGCCAGTCACCCTGACCTCGAGCGCCGCCGCAGCTTCGCCAGCTGCGCTCCCCCTTGGCCTCCCGCCTCTAGTGCAGGCCACGACGCAGGTGGACGAGCCGAGCAAGTCCTCAGACACTAAGGACCTCGTCCCCATAGTGGGGACCGAGGCGGGTGGAGGCATTACTGACAGCAGAGCTGAGTCCCAGCAACAAGCCCTCACCAGGAAGAGTCCCACTACAG TTAATCAGACTGCTTCTGTGACACCAAAGAGCTGGAGGAAACCAAATGAAGGGATCTCTGCAGGAGACACGCCTCAAAAGGATGACGAG GACGAGCCCGGCCCGGTGGAGCAGCCTGCTGGAGACCGGGACCTGCAGTCGGCTACTGCGAGCAGCCCGGGGCCCCTTCCGTCAGTCCTCTCCTCCACGCCGGCTCCCGCCAGCAGCCCCGAGGGTGACGGAGAGCCCGCCGCCGTCCCGGAGGAGAACGGCGAGGCCGATGTGGAGCCCATGAGGAACGGGGCCGGTCACACGTCGGAGACTGAGAGCAGCGACAGCGGAGTCACTCCCGGAGAGAAGGAGAACTCCACGGAGGCCCCGCAGGACATGGAAG ACCTGGCCGATCCCAGTGGGAAGCGCCAGTACAACAGGGACTTCCTGTTGGGCTTCCAGTTCATGCCCGCCTGCGTGCAGAAGCCTGAGGGTCTCCCGCCCATCAGCGATGTGGTGCTGGACAAG ATTAACCAGAACAAGTTGCCGCCTCGAGTGGTGGACACCAGGGCCATTTCCAGGGGCCCTGATTTCACACCTGCTTTCGCAGATTTTGGCCGGCAGATGACCGGAGGACGAGGCGCCACA ATGATGAACATGGGAACTCGCCGGCCTCCACCCAGGAAGATCATCATGAACGTGTCTGTTAATGAAATTCAGCTGAAAAAATCGGAGAATGCCTGGAAACCCGGCATGAAGAGGCCGGAGGTCCAGGCCGATGATCCTGAGGTGCAAAACACACAG GAGCTGTTCAAGAAGGTGCGCAGCATCCTGAACAAGCTGACTCCTCAAAAGTTCAACCAGCTGATGAAGCAGGTGACGGACCTGACCATCGACACCGAGGAGAGGCTCAAAGGGGTCATCGACCTGGTCTTTGAGAAGGCCATCGACGAGCCCAGCTTCTCCGTGGCCTACGGCAACATGTGCCGCTGCCTCGCCACG CTCAAGGTGCCCATGACGGATAAACCCAACACCACAGTGAACTTTCGCAAGCTGCTGCTAAACCGCTGCCAGAAGGAGTTTGAGAAAGACAAGGTGGACGACGTTGTGTTCGAGAGGAAGCAGAAAGAGCTGGACTCTGCTGCATCG acGACGGAGCGCGAGCGGCTCCAGGAAGAGCTGGAGGAAGCCAAGGACAAGGCGCGGCGGCGTTCCATCGGCAACATCCGGTTCATCGGCGAGCTCTTCAAGCTCAAGATGCTGACTGAGGCCATCATGCACGACTGTGTCGTCAAGCTGCTCAAGAACCACGACGAGGAGTCTTTGGAGTGCCTGTGCAGGCTGCTCACCACCATCGGCAAGGACCTGGACTTTGAGAAGGCCAAG CCCCGGATGGATCAGTATTTCCATCAGATGGAAAAAATAGTCAAGGAGAGGAAGGTGTCCTCTCGTATACGCTTCATGTTGCAGGACATTATGGACCTCAGATTG CACAACTGGGTGTCCAGGAGAGCCGACCAGGGCCCGAAAACCATCGAGCAGATCCACAAGGAGGCAAAGATcgaagagcaggaggagcagagaaaagTGCAGCAGCAACTTCTCTCCAAGGACAGCAAGAGACGGCCAG ATCCCAGAGATCAgcgggagcagagggagcagcgCGTGCAGAGAGAAGAGACCTGGAACACTGTACCCGTGACGAAGAACAGCAGGACCATCGACCCCACCAAGATCCCAAAGATCTCCAAG CCTCAAATGGATGAGAAGATCCAGCTGGGCCCCCGCGCTCAAGTCACGTGGGGGAAGGGCAGCAGTGGAGGAGCCAAGGCCAGTGACTCAG AACTATCACGGACAGCCGGCCTCAATCGGTACTCGGCGCTGCAGTCgacgccccctcccccgccctccaCGCCTCCCCCGCACAACCCAGACATTGACTCCAGGAGAACTCTGGCCAG CGTTAACAGCGCGGCCAGGGAACGCGGCGAGAAGCCGGTGACCTTTGCCCCGCCGTCGTCGCGGCCCGGACCGTTCGCCAGGGGCGGCAGTTCGAAGGAGCTGCCGGACAGTCCGACCCCCGAGGAGCCGCAGAGAGACCGGGAGCGAGAGGGGGCCGAGCCCCGGAGACAGAGCGTCACCGAGGACAAGGAGGAGCCGGACAGCAGCGGAGTCCGGGAACCTG TGAAACCGGAGTCAGTGGTTCAGACTCCGGAAAGACCTCCTCTGTCTGTGGAGGAGACCGAGAGGAAGTCCAAGTCCATCATTGATGAGTTCCTGCACATAAATGACTCCAAG GAGGCCGTTCAGTGTGTGAGCGAGCTGGACCTGGGCTCTCAGCTGCACGTCTTTGTGCGCGTCGGGGTGGAGTCGACCCTGGAGCGCAGTCAGATAACACGGGACCACATGGgccagctcctcttcctgctggtgCAGCAGGGCATCCTGCCCAAACCTCAGTTCTACAAAGG gTTCGCAGACACGCTGGAACTAGCGGACGACATGGCCATCGACATTCCTCACATCTGGCTGTACCTGGCCGAGCTGCTCGCCCCGGTGCTGAAGGAAGAGGCCTTCTCTATGAGAGAGCTCTTTAG TGAATTAGGCAAACCTTTGCTTCCTGTGGGAAGAGCTGGGATCTTGATCTCTGAAATACTGCACATACTATGCAAACGAACG AGCCATAGGACTGTGGCTTCTTTATGGAGGGAATCTGCCCTCAGCTGGGACGACTTCCTGCCAGAGGACGAGGACGTTGAGGCTTTCATCTCAGAACAG AAACTCCAGTTCCTCTCGGACGGTCCTGAGGGGGACGTGTCCAAGAGGATCTTGTCTCCTGAGGAGCTGAGCCAGCAGCTGGAGAGACTCCTCCTGGAGGACATGGTCAGCGATGAGGAGATCTTTAAATGGGCAGAG GCAACCGTAGACGAATCTCAGACGAGCTCGTCTCCCTTCCTGAGGGCCCTGATGACCGCTGTGTGTAAGGCGGCAGTGAAAG ACGATACCACCAACTGTCGAGTGGACACGGCCATCATCCAGAAGAGATTGCCTGTATTACTCAAGTACCTTAACTCAGACACTGAGCGACAGCTGCAAGCACTTTATGCACTTCAGGCGCTGATCGTCGCCCTGGATCAGCCTCCGA ACCTTCTCCGGATGTTCTTTGACTGTCTGTACGACGAGGACGTGATCTCGGAGGACGCTTTCTACAAGTGGGAGACGAGCAAAGACCCCGCCGAGCAGCAGGGGAAGGGGGTGGCCCTCAAGTCCGTCACGGCCTTCTTCACCTGGCtgcgggaggcggaggaggagtcGGAAGACAATTGA